The following proteins are encoded in a genomic region of alpha proteobacterium U9-1i:
- a CDS encoding UDP-N-acetylmuramoylalanyl-D-glutamyl-2,6-diaminopimelate--D-alanyl-D-alanine ligase yields MKQLIWSAVEAAGATGGKLLHGEGWSASGISIDTRTCEPGDLFVALKDARDGHDFLAQAFVSGASAALVSDANKADGLGPVLVVGDVLDGLRKLAHGARNRSDAKRIAVTGSVGKTSTKEALAHCLAASGPTHRSVKSYNNHWGVPLTLARMPADVRFAVFEIGMNHRGEILPLTNLVKPHAALVTNIAPAHVENLGSLETVADEKGDVYAGLEPGGAALIPADAPHASRLIDAAERNGANIIRFGRGEECEARLLSFVMDEQGSLAEADILGRVVRYRIGAEGAHWALNSVAALAACDVVGADVDAAADALAHLRAVDGRGAAKSINANFGAFLLVDDAYNANPASMSAAFSTLAARKLQPGGRRIAALGDMLELGPDERAYHAGLAPQLEQAGIDLVFAAGPRMAALMEALPPALRGGYAENSEALIPTLTNSLRAGDIVLVKGSNGSRMGKVVQALAGLGAGET; encoded by the coding sequence ATGAAGCAGTTGATTTGGAGTGCTGTTGAAGCCGCCGGCGCGACCGGCGGCAAGCTGCTGCACGGCGAAGGTTGGAGCGCCAGCGGCATCTCGATCGACACGCGCACGTGTGAGCCCGGCGATTTGTTCGTCGCGCTCAAAGATGCGCGCGACGGCCACGACTTTCTGGCGCAAGCGTTCGTGAGCGGCGCGAGCGCGGCGCTTGTGTCCGACGCGAACAAAGCCGATGGCCTTGGGCCGGTTCTGGTGGTTGGCGACGTGCTCGACGGCCTGCGTAAGCTCGCGCATGGCGCGCGCAACCGCAGCGACGCCAAGCGCATCGCCGTCACCGGCTCGGTCGGCAAAACCTCCACCAAGGAGGCGCTCGCGCATTGCCTTGCCGCAAGCGGGCCGACACATCGTTCGGTGAAAAGTTACAACAACCATTGGGGCGTGCCGCTCACGCTCGCGCGTATGCCGGCGGACGTACGTTTCGCCGTCTTCGAGATCGGCATGAACCATCGCGGCGAGATTCTACCGCTCACCAATCTTGTGAAGCCGCACGCCGCGCTCGTCACCAATATCGCGCCGGCGCACGTGGAGAACCTGGGCTCGCTCGAAACGGTGGCGGACGAGAAGGGCGACGTTTACGCCGGCCTTGAGCCCGGCGGAGCCGCACTCATCCCCGCCGACGCTCCCCATGCAAGCCGCCTGATCGACGCTGCCGAGCGCAACGGCGCCAACATCATTCGTTTCGGTCGCGGCGAAGAGTGCGAGGCGCGGCTCTTGAGTTTCGTGATGGACGAACAAGGCTCGCTCGCCGAAGCCGACATTCTCGGCCGCGTCGTCCGTTATCGCATCGGCGCGGAGGGCGCGCATTGGGCGCTGAACTCTGTCGCAGCACTCGCAGCGTGCGATGTCGTGGGCGCTGACGTGGACGCAGCAGCGGATGCACTTGCGCACTTGCGCGCCGTCGATGGCCGCGGCGCCGCGAAATCCATCAACGCCAATTTCGGCGCCTTCCTGCTTGTGGATGACGCCTACAACGCCAACCCAGCGTCCATGTCGGCGGCGTTTTCCACATTAGCTGCGCGTAAGCTTCAGCCCGGCGGACGGCGCATCGCAGCACTTGGGGATATGTTGGAATTGGGCCCCGATGAGCGCGCGTATCACGCCGGGCTTGCTCCACAACTGGAACAAGCGGGGATCGATCTGGTGTTTGCGGCTGGGCCGCGCATGGCTGCACTCATGGAAGCGCTTCCGCCCGCGCTTCGCGGCGGCTATGCCGAGAACAGCGAAGCTCTGATTCCGACGCTGACGAATTCGTTGCGCGCTGGAGACATTGTTCTCGTGAAGGGATCGAACGGGTCACGCATGGGCAAGGTCGTTCAGGCCTTGGCGGGGCTCGGCGCGGGAGAGACTTAA